One stretch of Akkermansia sp. RCC_12PD DNA includes these proteins:
- the polA gene encoding DNA polymerase I, with the protein MTESTPKRLFILDGMALAYRAHFAFFSNPIRNSKGVNTSAVYGFANTLLSILEQEHPTHIAACFDTSAPTARHKLYPEYKANRESMPEELSVQIPIIFSLLEAMNIPILRYEGYEADDTIGTLARIADDTKEFHTYMVSQDKDLGQLISPSCYLWRPGKRGNDHEVIDLEKLKEQWGIERAEQVIDILALMGDSSDNIPGLPGVGEKTAKLLIGEFGSVENLLANTDKLKGKRREIVEENAALATLSKELATIDRNVPLTVTLDELVKKEPRPDELLSLLQELEFRAMQAKLFGRKVPAARASAPLPADDLFAPAQPREASVTAAPPQQTGTGQMELFEERQLKTVDDIRHEYIIADTKEARDAMIAELNRHDSWCFDTETTGLNPMTDTLLGVSFCAEPHKAWYLPVSGPEDLEAVRPLFEGSAEKIGHNLKFDLQVMRAHGIHVSGPFFDTMLAHALIAPGMKHGMDILAESLLQYSTIKLSDIAPAGAKKRELDTKNIPVEVMGRYSAEDADVTLQLSAILKKQVADSGMQELFRTVELPLLPVLADMEFTGIRVLPESLEKASVKVGAIIEDLRTKIETAAGHPLNLNSPKQLGDFLFGELELVKKPKKTKTGQFVTDEETLSALAPLHPVVEDILAYRENMKLKSTYLDALPKYICPKDGRIHTQFHQMLTSTGRLASQDPNLQNIPVRTEQGRLIRTAFVPASGEYTMLSADYSQIELRIMAAMSGDPAMCEAFKEGRDIHTETASRVYGIPRDQVDAVMRRAAKTVNFGIIYGISAFGLSQRLGCPRSEAATLIENYFLQFPGVKTFMEDLAHQAEQKGYAETLLGRRRIIPDINSANRTIKSAAERTAINAPIQGTAADMIKIAMINVDKLLEGTRSRLILQIHDELLVDLHKEETDLIPRIEAAMTGALPLPNGVPILVEARTGDNWLEAH; encoded by the coding sequence ATGACTGAATCCACTCCCAAGCGCCTTTTCATCCTGGACGGCATGGCTCTGGCATACAGGGCCCACTTCGCCTTTTTCTCCAATCCCATCCGCAATTCCAAGGGAGTCAACACATCAGCCGTTTACGGCTTTGCCAACACGCTGCTGTCCATTCTGGAACAGGAGCACCCCACCCACATCGCGGCCTGTTTTGACACCTCGGCCCCGACGGCCCGCCACAAGCTCTACCCTGAATACAAGGCCAACCGGGAATCCATGCCGGAAGAGCTAAGCGTTCAGATTCCCATCATTTTCAGTCTTCTGGAAGCCATGAATATTCCCATTCTGCGCTATGAGGGATATGAGGCGGACGATACGATAGGCACGCTGGCACGCATCGCGGACGATACGAAGGAGTTCCACACCTACATGGTTTCCCAGGACAAGGACCTGGGCCAGCTTATTTCCCCCTCCTGTTACCTGTGGCGGCCCGGCAAGCGCGGCAACGACCACGAGGTGATTGACCTGGAAAAGCTCAAGGAACAATGGGGCATCGAACGGGCGGAGCAGGTGATCGACATCCTGGCCCTGATGGGCGACAGCTCCGACAATATTCCGGGTCTGCCCGGCGTGGGGGAGAAAACGGCCAAGCTGCTGATCGGGGAATTCGGCTCCGTGGAAAACCTGCTGGCAAATACGGACAAGTTGAAAGGAAAGCGCAGGGAGATCGTGGAGGAGAACGCCGCGCTGGCAACCCTTTCCAAGGAGCTTGCCACCATTGACAGGAACGTGCCCCTGACCGTAACCCTTGACGAGCTTGTCAAGAAGGAGCCCAGGCCGGACGAACTGCTGAGCCTCCTTCAGGAACTGGAGTTCCGCGCCATGCAGGCCAAGCTGTTTGGCAGGAAGGTTCCGGCCGCCAGAGCGTCCGCCCCCCTTCCCGCAGACGATTTGTTCGCTCCCGCCCAGCCGCGGGAGGCTTCCGTCACGGCCGCCCCGCCTCAGCAGACGGGAACGGGACAGATGGAATTGTTTGAAGAGCGCCAGCTGAAAACCGTGGACGACATCAGGCACGAATACATCATCGCGGACACGAAGGAGGCCCGCGACGCCATGATCGCGGAACTGAACAGGCACGATTCCTGGTGTTTCGACACGGAAACGACGGGTCTGAATCCGATGACGGACACCCTGCTGGGCGTCTCCTTCTGCGCCGAACCCCACAAAGCCTGGTACCTGCCCGTCTCCGGTCCGGAAGACCTGGAAGCGGTGAGGCCCCTTTTTGAAGGCTCCGCGGAAAAAATCGGCCACAACCTCAAGTTCGACCTCCAGGTGATGCGCGCCCACGGCATCCACGTATCCGGCCCGTTTTTCGATACGATGCTGGCCCACGCGCTAATCGCGCCCGGCATGAAGCACGGCATGGACATTCTGGCGGAATCCCTGCTGCAGTATTCCACCATCAAGTTGAGCGACATTGCCCCGGCGGGGGCCAAAAAACGGGAACTGGACACGAAGAATATTCCCGTGGAAGTGATGGGCAGGTATTCCGCGGAAGATGCGGACGTCACCCTTCAATTGTCGGCCATTCTGAAGAAACAGGTAGCGGACAGCGGCATGCAGGAATTGTTCCGCACGGTGGAACTTCCCCTGCTGCCGGTGCTCGCAGACATGGAATTCACGGGCATCCGTGTTCTTCCGGAATCTCTGGAAAAAGCTTCCGTCAAGGTGGGGGCCATCATTGAGGACCTGCGCACAAAGATCGAGACGGCCGCGGGCCACCCGCTCAACCTGAATTCCCCCAAGCAGCTCGGCGATTTCCTTTTCGGGGAACTGGAGCTGGTGAAGAAGCCCAAAAAGACGAAAACCGGGCAGTTCGTCACGGATGAGGAAACCCTTTCCGCCCTGGCGCCGCTCCATCCCGTCGTGGAAGACATCCTGGCCTACCGGGAAAACATGAAGCTGAAGAGCACCTACCTGGACGCCCTGCCCAAGTACATCTGCCCGAAGGACGGCCGCATCCACACCCAGTTCCACCAGATGCTGACGTCCACGGGACGGCTGGCCTCCCAGGATCCCAATCTGCAGAATATTCCGGTACGGACGGAACAAGGGCGGCTGATCCGCACGGCCTTTGTTCCCGCCTCCGGTGAATACACCATGCTTTCCGCGGACTATTCCCAGATTGAGCTGCGCATCATGGCCGCCATGTCCGGAGACCCTGCCATGTGCGAGGCCTTCAAGGAAGGCCGGGACATCCACACGGAAACGGCCTCCCGCGTGTACGGCATTCCCCGCGACCAGGTGGACGCAGTCATGCGGCGCGCGGCCAAGACAGTGAACTTCGGGATTATCTACGGCATTTCCGCCTTCGGGCTCTCCCAGCGGCTGGGCTGCCCCCGCAGCGAGGCCGCCACCCTGATTGAAAATTACTTCCTTCAATTCCCAGGCGTCAAGACCTTCATGGAAGACCTGGCGCACCAGGCGGAACAGAAGGGATATGCGGAAACTCTCCTGGGGCGCAGAAGGATCATCCCGGATATCAATTCCGCCAACAGGACCATCAAATCCGCCGCGGAACGCACCGCCATCAATGCCCCCATCCAGGGAACTGCGGCGGACATGATCAAGATTGCCATGATCAATGTGGACAAGTTGCTGGAAGGCACCCGGTCCCGGCTTATTCTCCAAATTCACGACGAATTGCTGGTGGACCTGCACAAGGAGGAAACGGACCTTATTCCCCGCATTGAGGCGGCCATGACGGGCGCCCTGCCCCTGCCCAACGGCGTCCCCATCCTTGTGGAAGCCAGAACGGGGGACAACTGGCTGGAAGCCCACTAG
- a CDS encoding alpha-galactosidase, whose amino-acid sequence MHSSSLPALALTACSCICLQAATASVTYPGTAPGAAAAHREGDVYSLSNNVLTASWKVSGNRLVPMGIVNKERPSGAENAVPREQAPELFRLSTEKEDYNLPSSRFVMEGAPSISALKGSDASPRLGERQEGAVVSAIFRDKKSGVTVHWKAELREGSSYVKETYRIEASKDVDLKKIQLIDLKDPTLAVKGSVPGSPLVSEREGTFAGIELPVARAQAGGGTGTVGFDCNLPMGSGSVQTFTTVLGVWPENQLRRGFLYYLERERAAPYHQFLHYNGWYDDGLDPTEKTLVKTAGEYGKELGARHVKLDGFVLDDGWDDVNEDLWQPSTKKFPHGFGPVVKAVGRIPSSFGIWISPLGGYFGPEKRVQHAKDKGILPEDAAGFDLSCPKYYEWFKKRCSDLMKKDKVTYFKWDKAGDGISPHFMALLSIASELRRENPRLFINTTVGTWPSPFWLNHVDSTWRSGTADVGWTGKGNDREQWITFRDGACYNVIVKPGPLYPLNSIMHHGMVLGTKFQAERVSKGEDGKQDNRDLKNDARIYFGSGANLQELYLTPSMMDKKAWDDIADGARWARRFQDILADVHWVGGNPNRLEPYGYAAWSPQGCTLALRNPDDQPRTIVLDAATVFEPVKGTPAVFSMKASYPDQRVKTLKLEQGKPASLELQPFEVLVFDMRTDRH is encoded by the coding sequence ATGCATTCATCATCTCTTCCGGCGCTTGCCCTGACTGCCTGTTCCTGCATCTGCCTTCAAGCCGCGACGGCCTCCGTAACGTACCCGGGAACAGCGCCCGGCGCGGCGGCAGCCCACCGGGAGGGGGATGTCTACAGCTTGAGCAATAATGTCCTGACCGCTTCATGGAAGGTTTCCGGCAACAGGCTGGTTCCTATGGGAATCGTAAATAAAGAACGGCCCTCCGGGGCGGAGAATGCAGTCCCCAGAGAACAGGCTCCGGAGTTATTCCGTCTTTCCACGGAGAAGGAAGATTACAATCTCCCCTCCTCCCGGTTTGTGATGGAGGGGGCTCCCTCCATAAGCGCCCTGAAAGGGAGCGACGCCAGTCCCCGGCTGGGGGAACGGCAGGAAGGAGCTGTGGTTTCCGCCATTTTCAGGGATAAAAAGAGCGGGGTGACGGTCCATTGGAAAGCGGAATTGAGGGAGGGTTCCTCCTACGTCAAGGAAACCTACAGGATTGAAGCGTCCAAGGATGTGGATTTGAAGAAAATCCAACTGATTGATTTGAAGGACCCCACCTTGGCCGTGAAAGGTTCCGTGCCGGGCAGCCCCCTGGTCAGCGAGAGGGAAGGCACGTTTGCCGGAATTGAACTTCCCGTAGCCAGGGCTCAGGCCGGAGGAGGAACGGGGACCGTCGGGTTTGACTGCAACCTTCCCATGGGCAGCGGAAGTGTCCAGACATTTACCACGGTGCTGGGCGTATGGCCGGAAAACCAGTTGCGCCGCGGCTTCCTTTATTATCTGGAGCGGGAACGGGCGGCGCCCTACCACCAGTTCCTGCATTACAACGGCTGGTATGACGACGGCCTGGACCCCACGGAGAAAACGCTGGTCAAGACAGCCGGAGAATACGGGAAGGAGCTGGGAGCGCGCCATGTCAAACTGGACGGCTTTGTGCTGGATGACGGGTGGGATGACGTCAACGAAGACCTCTGGCAGCCATCCACCAAAAAATTCCCGCACGGGTTCGGCCCCGTAGTCAAGGCGGTGGGCAGGATTCCTTCCAGCTTCGGCATCTGGATTTCTCCGCTGGGAGGGTATTTCGGCCCGGAAAAGAGGGTGCAGCACGCCAAGGACAAGGGCATCCTGCCCGAGGACGCCGCAGGATTCGACCTTTCCTGCCCCAAGTATTACGAATGGTTTAAAAAACGCTGTTCCGACCTGATGAAAAAGGACAAGGTGACCTACTTCAAATGGGACAAGGCCGGAGACGGCATCAGCCCCCACTTCATGGCCCTTCTTTCCATCGCCAGCGAACTGCGCCGGGAGAATCCCCGCCTGTTCATCAACACGACGGTAGGCACCTGGCCCTCCCCCTTCTGGCTCAACCATGTGGATTCCACCTGGCGCAGCGGCACGGCGGATGTGGGCTGGACCGGGAAGGGAAATGACCGCGAGCAGTGGATCACGTTCCGCGACGGGGCCTGCTACAACGTCATTGTCAAGCCCGGTCCCCTTTATCCCCTGAACTCCATCATGCACCACGGCATGGTGCTGGGTACCAAGTTCCAGGCGGAGCGCGTCAGCAAGGGAGAAGACGGCAAGCAGGACAACAGGGACCTGAAGAACGACGCCCGCATTTATTTCGGCTCCGGAGCCAATCTTCAGGAGCTTTACCTCACGCCGTCCATGATGGACAAAAAGGCGTGGGACGACATCGCGGACGGAGCACGCTGGGCGCGGCGCTTCCAGGACATCCTGGCCGATGTGCACTGGGTGGGCGGTAATCCGAATCGATTGGAACCCTACGGCTATGCGGCCTGGAGTCCGCAAGGATGTACTTTGGCCCTCCGTAATCCGGACGACCAGCCGCGAACGATCGTCCTGGACGCCGCTACCGTCTTTGAACCGGTGAAGGGAACGCCTGCCGTTTTTTCCATGAAAGCCTCCTATCCGGACCAGCGTGTTAAAACGTTGAAACTGGAACAGGGCAAGCCGGCTTCTCTGGAGCTTCAGCCCTTTGAAGTGCTGGTGTTCGACATGAGGACGGACAGACACTAA
- a CDS encoding HlyD family efflux transporter periplasmic adaptor subunit yields the protein MSEAPQKKGTWLSIGVGLGITVLLIGTAIVTEPETTESADSGTETAQRSILPLQLQDNSFEITTRGLVQAAHLTMLSPGVSGKVDKVHSLFRPGEIILKGTPLVELEKFEYRARLAKAQAELEQARLDVSTEQAEALKAVKKTYSSVSKSGRDSELVLRVPQRRAVNARLNAAEAYVEESEQALRDTVLHTPYTCQVVECSVGLGSRVVAGQTVGKIIPLQERMIRIPVPLEEFSALPRDEQGRVRVPLTASCTLKNGKLLQWRGRVTAVDSALDPTGNSAILIAALDPNESHVAEWQVAPVNMALQVEMKINVPGSVWIPSVAFRDGSSIQVKTPTGMQERKVQVVALKDGKALVTIPEFQDGDALVL from the coding sequence ATGAGCGAAGCTCCCCAAAAAAAGGGAACATGGTTGTCCATAGGCGTAGGCCTGGGGATCACCGTCCTTTTGATAGGGACGGCCATTGTGACGGAGCCGGAAACAACGGAATCCGCAGACAGCGGGACGGAGACGGCGCAGCGCTCCATTCTCCCCCTGCAATTGCAGGATAATTCCTTTGAAATTACGACGCGAGGCTTGGTGCAGGCCGCACACCTCACGATGCTCTCCCCCGGTGTTTCCGGCAAGGTGGACAAGGTGCACTCCCTGTTCAGGCCCGGAGAAATCATCCTGAAGGGGACTCCCCTGGTGGAGCTGGAAAAGTTTGAATACCGCGCCAGGCTGGCCAAGGCTCAGGCGGAACTGGAACAGGCGCGCCTGGACGTGTCCACGGAACAGGCGGAGGCATTGAAAGCCGTCAAAAAAACGTACAGTTCCGTCTCCAAAAGCGGCCGGGACTCCGAGCTGGTCCTCCGCGTGCCGCAGAGGCGCGCCGTGAATGCCCGGCTGAACGCCGCGGAGGCGTATGTGGAGGAATCGGAACAGGCCCTGCGGGATACGGTTCTCCACACTCCTTATACGTGCCAGGTGGTGGAATGCTCCGTGGGGCTGGGTTCACGCGTGGTGGCCGGCCAGACGGTGGGGAAAATCATCCCTCTTCAGGAGCGGATGATCCGCATTCCCGTGCCGCTGGAAGAATTTTCCGCCCTGCCCAGGGACGAACAGGGCAGGGTGAGGGTGCCCCTGACGGCCTCCTGCACGCTGAAAAACGGGAAGCTTCTGCAATGGCGCGGCCGCGTCACGGCGGTGGATTCCGCCCTGGACCCTACCGGAAATTCCGCCATCCTGATCGCCGCCCTGGACCCGAATGAATCCCACGTGGCGGAATGGCAGGTTGCTCCCGTCAACATGGCTCTTCAGGTGGAAATGAAGATAAATGTTCCCGGCTCCGTCTGGATTCCTTCAGTCGCCTTCAGGGATGGGAGCTCCATCCAGGTAAAGACTCCGACAGGAATGCAGGAGCGCAAGGTGCAGGTGGTGGCGTTGAAAGACGGAAAAGCCCTGGTGACCATTCCGGAATTCCAGGACGGAGATGCCCTGGTTCTTTAA
- a CDS encoding YbjN domain-containing protein, with product MENQQLNLLDRVYTVLRKRGEETEWITSADNHEIRTGIAFVPCDTFTPVSLLYTMIEHPETLVIDVLFAAKVPESRRVEVSIILSELNADQTAGAFQLDPNSGYVYYRQSFVLEGMDLSEAQFAQLMKNIETVAVETAEAYSHIMETEYPK from the coding sequence ATGGAAAACCAGCAGCTCAACCTTTTGGACCGTGTGTATACCGTTCTCAGAAAGAGAGGGGAAGAGACGGAATGGATCACCTCCGCGGACAATCATGAAATCAGAACGGGCATTGCGTTCGTTCCCTGTGACACGTTCACGCCCGTGAGCCTTCTGTACACGATGATCGAACATCCGGAAACGCTGGTCATTGACGTCCTCTTCGCCGCCAAGGTCCCCGAAAGCCGCCGGGTGGAAGTCAGCATCATCCTGAGTGAACTTAATGCGGACCAGACCGCCGGCGCCTTCCAGCTGGACCCCAACAGCGGGTACGTTTATTACCGTCAGTCCTTTGTACTGGAGGGAATGGATCTTAGCGAAGCCCAGTTCGCCCAATTGATGAAGAACATTGAAACCGTGGCTGTGGAAACGGCGGAAGCCTACTCCCACATCATGGAAACGGAATATCCCAAGTAA
- the purB gene encoding adenylosuccinate lyase, whose product MSVIPNVLAERYASPAMKSIWSAEGRIVLEREFWIAVMKAQKDLGLDIPNGVIEAYERVKDQVNLASIDARERVTRHDVKARIEEFCDLAGCEHIHKGMTSRDLTENVEQLQVWKSMQIIRDKAVAVLNRMSALSEQWKHVALAGRTHNVAAQTTTMGKRVAMFGEDIVHGLGSWISIMDRYSVRGLKGAVGTQLDQLSLFGKDASRVLELEDRVCAHLGIPAKWMNVGQVYPRSLDFSVVSGLVELTSGCSSFAKTLRLMAGHELATEGFAKGQTGSSAMPHKMNARSCERVNGFHVILKGYLMMISGLAGDQWNEGDVSCSVVRRVVMPDSFYAADGLFETFLTVLNQMGVYEAVVAAELRRYLPFLMTTTILMEAVKRGIGRETAHEVIKEHAVAVSNDLRAGKISENNLLDRLAEDGRLGIDRAALQEIFDANSAAIGMADAQVEAFQGMVADLVDRFPSGAGYTPGDIL is encoded by the coding sequence ATGAGCGTGATTCCCAATGTTCTGGCGGAGCGGTACGCCTCTCCGGCGATGAAATCTATCTGGTCCGCCGAAGGGCGCATCGTTCTGGAGCGCGAATTCTGGATTGCCGTAATGAAGGCCCAGAAAGACCTGGGGCTGGATATTCCGAATGGCGTGATTGAAGCCTATGAACGGGTGAAGGACCAGGTGAATCTGGCTTCCATCGATGCCCGCGAACGCGTCACCCGCCACGATGTGAAGGCACGCATCGAGGAATTCTGCGACCTGGCCGGATGCGAGCACATCCACAAGGGAATGACCTCCCGCGACCTGACGGAAAACGTGGAGCAGCTCCAGGTATGGAAATCCATGCAGATCATCCGTGACAAGGCCGTGGCCGTGCTGAACCGCATGAGCGCGCTTTCCGAACAATGGAAGCACGTGGCCCTGGCCGGACGCACGCATAACGTAGCCGCGCAGACCACCACCATGGGCAAGCGCGTGGCCATGTTCGGGGAGGATATCGTTCACGGCCTGGGTTCCTGGATTTCCATCATGGACCGCTACAGCGTCCGCGGCCTGAAAGGCGCCGTGGGCACCCAGCTTGACCAGCTCTCCCTCTTTGGGAAGGATGCCTCGCGCGTGCTGGAGCTGGAGGACCGGGTGTGCGCCCATCTGGGCATTCCCGCCAAATGGATGAACGTGGGGCAGGTGTATCCCCGCTCCCTTGACTTTTCCGTGGTTTCCGGCCTGGTGGAGCTGACCTCCGGCTGTTCCTCCTTTGCCAAGACCCTGCGCCTGATGGCCGGCCATGAACTGGCTACGGAAGGCTTCGCCAAAGGGCAGACGGGCTCCAGCGCCATGCCCCACAAGATGAACGCCCGTTCCTGCGAACGCGTCAACGGCTTCCATGTCATCCTGAAAGGCTACCTGATGATGATCTCCGGCCTGGCAGGCGACCAGTGGAACGAAGGGGACGTGTCCTGCTCCGTGGTGCGCCGTGTCGTGATGCCGGATTCCTTCTATGCCGCCGACGGCCTGTTTGAAACCTTCCTGACCGTTTTGAACCAGATGGGCGTTTATGAAGCCGTGGTGGCCGCGGAACTTCGCCGCTACCTGCCTTTCCTGATGACCACCACCATTCTGATGGAAGCCGTCAAGCGCGGCATCGGCCGCGAGACCGCCCATGAGGTCATCAAGGAACATGCCGTAGCCGTCTCCAACGACCTGCGCGCCGGAAAGATTTCGGAAAACAACCTGCTGGACCGCCTGGCGGAAGACGGCCGCCTGGGCATTGACCGGGCCGCCCTCCAGGAAATCTTTGACGCCAATTCCGCCGCCATCGGCATGGCGGACGCCCAGGTGGAAGCGTTCCAGGGCATGGTGGCGGACCTGGTGGACAGGTTCCCCTCCGGTGCGGGTTACACGCCGGGAGACATTCTTTAA
- the nagZ gene encoding beta-N-acetylhexosaminidase, with the protein MLPVLIGIDGPDLNAGEEAAIRRFQPAGFVLFSRNVESVEQVRRLAARLRELSNHHPVIAVDQEGGRVVRTAALGLNLPSPSSLARNGDFSGVVELASVTALALRCLGVNMNFAPVLDICHDPGAANALPGRCWGNNAQDVISYAGVYSSNLRRGGIQSCGKHFPGMGRAQADPHFSLPAIDLDERELFETDMLPFLALCPELPGIMSAHIMLPRIDAEFPVTLSCRVIGGMLRERLGFRGVVFTDDLCMGAIAGQYAPDEAAFLSLKAGCDLPLVCHEPLPWLEPLAARLDKLDPYEREDSFKRVEALSDSLCFPLSEASLWIKCLHRAELLCLSAGEEGEQPLPSSPVQQY; encoded by the coding sequence ATGCTTCCCGTCCTGATCGGCATCGACGGTCCTGATCTGAACGCAGGTGAAGAAGCGGCCATCCGCCGTTTCCAGCCCGCGGGCTTCGTCCTGTTTTCCCGGAATGTGGAATCCGTAGAGCAGGTCAGGCGCCTGGCGGCAAGGCTAAGGGAATTGAGCAATCACCATCCCGTCATCGCCGTGGACCAGGAAGGGGGCAGGGTGGTGCGGACGGCCGCTCTCGGTCTGAACCTGCCTTCCCCTTCTTCCCTGGCGCGGAACGGTGATTTTTCCGGCGTGGTGGAGCTGGCTTCCGTGACGGCGCTGGCCCTCCGCTGCCTGGGCGTGAACATGAACTTTGCCCCGGTGCTGGACATCTGCCACGATCCCGGCGCCGCCAACGCCCTCCCCGGACGCTGTTGGGGAAACAATGCCCAGGACGTGATTTCCTACGCCGGGGTGTATTCCTCCAACCTCCGCAGGGGCGGCATCCAAAGTTGCGGGAAGCACTTTCCCGGCATGGGCCGTGCGCAGGCGGATCCCCATTTCAGCCTCCCGGCGATTGACCTGGATGAACGTGAGCTGTTCGAGACGGACATGCTACCTTTTCTGGCCCTGTGTCCGGAGCTTCCCGGCATCATGTCCGCCCATATCATGCTCCCCCGGATTGACGCGGAATTTCCCGTCACCCTGTCCTGCCGGGTGATCGGCGGAATGCTGAGGGAGCGCCTCGGCTTTCGGGGGGTGGTGTTTACGGACGACCTGTGCATGGGGGCCATTGCCGGCCAGTATGCCCCGGACGAAGCCGCTTTTTTATCGTTGAAGGCTGGTTGTGACCTGCCCCTGGTCTGCCATGAACCGCTTCCGTGGCTGGAGCCCCTGGCTGCGCGCCTGGACAAACTTGATCCTTATGAAAGGGAGGATTCTTTCAAACGCGTGGAGGCATTGAGCGATTCCCTGTGTTTCCCCCTGTCGGAGGCCTCCTTGTGGATCAAGTGCCTGCACCGTGCGGAACTCCTTTGCCTGTCTGCGGGAGAGGAGGGGGAGCAGCCTCTTCCTTCCTCCCCGGTGCAGCAGTATTAG
- the pyrE gene encoding orotate phosphoribosyltransferase, giving the protein MNEQYDLLKSILLEKSVRTGTFTLASGKVSDLYVDCRMTALDPVGATLVGSLGWKLVREEILPRFPEIAAIGGMTMGADPISLAVGMTSALEGADKKLQVFTVRKEPKDHGRGRRIEGNFQAGDTVLVVDDVITTGGSTLKAIDAIEAEGGKVAAALVLMDREEGGRQAIEARGIPVYALFTRSSLLGK; this is encoded by the coding sequence ATGAACGAGCAATACGACCTTCTGAAAAGCATCCTTCTTGAAAAATCCGTGCGCACGGGCACTTTCACTCTGGCATCCGGCAAGGTGTCCGACCTGTATGTGGACTGCCGCATGACCGCCCTGGACCCCGTGGGCGCCACGCTGGTGGGTTCCCTGGGCTGGAAGCTTGTCCGGGAGGAGATTCTCCCCCGCTTTCCGGAAATTGCGGCGATCGGCGGCATGACCATGGGGGCGGACCCCATTTCCCTGGCCGTGGGAATGACCAGCGCGCTGGAGGGGGCCGACAAAAAGCTCCAGGTGTTCACCGTGCGCAAGGAACCGAAGGACCACGGACGCGGACGCCGCATCGAAGGGAATTTCCAGGCGGGAGATACGGTTCTTGTCGTGGACGACGTGATCACCACCGGGGGCTCCACGCTAAAGGCCATTGACGCCATTGAGGCGGAAGGCGGCAAAGTGGCTGCCGCGCTGGTGTTGATGGACCGGGAGGAAGGAGGCCGCCAGGCGATCGAAGCGCGCGGCATTCCCGTGTACGCCCTGTTTACCAGATCTTCCCTGCTGGGCAAGTAA
- a CDS encoding L,D-transpeptidase — MKPGILALASFGIIFASCTQYNRPPLFDKIADRVRGNGQKDAYLAGVGSTAGVNTEIPPEARLGQGYWDKPAGIQGEPHIIIDLKQQKVFYYVGATLVGISPMSSGKEGYGTPKGTYKIIQKDANYKSGTYGVLRSRATGAVVNSDYNARAGSTPAGTYFDPAPMPYWMRITGGYGMHVGFVTGYPVSHGCVRLPADMAKTFFENTPLGTKVTIR; from the coding sequence ATGAAACCCGGCATACTGGCACTAGCATCCTTCGGTATCATCTTCGCCTCCTGCACTCAGTACAACAGGCCGCCCCTTTTTGATAAAATTGCGGACAGAGTACGCGGCAACGGGCAGAAAGACGCTTATCTGGCAGGCGTCGGCTCCACGGCGGGCGTCAATACGGAAATCCCGCCGGAGGCACGGCTGGGCCAGGGTTACTGGGACAAGCCCGCCGGCATTCAGGGCGAACCCCACATCATCATTGACCTCAAGCAGCAGAAAGTCTTCTACTACGTGGGAGCCACGCTGGTAGGAATTTCCCCCATGTCCTCCGGCAAGGAAGGGTACGGCACCCCCAAGGGGACCTACAAGATCATCCAGAAGGACGCCAACTACAAGTCAGGTACCTACGGGGTACTGCGCAGCCGGGCGACCGGGGCCGTCGTAAACAGCGACTACAACGCCAGAGCCGGTTCCACGCCTGCGGGAACCTACTTTGACCCGGCTCCCATGCCCTACTGGATGCGCATCACGGGAGGCTACGGAATGCACGTGGGCTTCGTGACCGGGTACCCGGTCAGCCACGGGTGCGTGCGGCTGCCTGCGGATATGGCCAAGACCTTCTTTGAAAACACGCCTCTCGGCACCAAGGTAACCATCCGCTGA